GCAAAACGGGCAGAGTTTTGCGGGGATTTGGATCGAATCGAGCAGCGTGCGCTTGCCTATCACAATCGCGTACGGGAACAATTTTTACGGATTGCCAAGGAACGCGGAAGTCAGTATGTCGTGTTGGACGGTGAACAGCCGAAAGACATAGTGGCTGAGAGTATATGGAGTGATTTTTCAACGTTTCTCAATTAATGCACAAGGTATTGCTTTGTAATCTTTTTATAGAAAGGATTTGAGTAGAGTGAAACTTGTGATTGCTGTTGTTCAGGACAAAGATAGTACGCGTTTACAGAATCGATTGGTAAAGACGGGCATTCGTGCGACGAAACTGGCAAGTACCGGAGGATTTTTAAAGTCTGGCAATACCACGTTTTTAATTGGGGTGGCGGAAGAACGATTGGATGAAGTATTGGACATGATTAAAGAGAGTGGCCGTTCCAGAGAACAAATGGTTACACCCATGTCACCGATGGGCAATCAAATTGAATCCTATGTGCCCTTTCCTGTGAG
Above is a window of Fodinisporobacter ferrooxydans DNA encoding:
- a CDS encoding cyclic-di-AMP receptor, encoding MKLVIAVVQDKDSTRLQNRLVKTGIRATKLASTGGFLKSGNTTFLIGVAEERLDEVLDMIKESGRSREQMVTPMSPMGNQIESYVPFPVSVQVGGATVFVLDVEQFEQY